The Sphingopyxis sp. BE259 nucleotide sequence CCGCGCCGTCGCCGGTCGACTGGCTGCTCATATAGAGCATGTTGTCGACGCCGTTGATTTCCTGTTCGATCGGCGCCGCCACCGTATCGGCAACGGTTTCAGCGGAGGCGCCGGGATAGGCCGCGGTCACCGTGACCGTCGGCGGGACGATGTCGGGATATTGCGACACCGGCAGGCCTATGTAGGCGACCGCACCGACGATGGTGATGATGATAGCGAGCACGGCGGCAAAGATTGGCCGGTCGATGAAAAAGCGGGATAGGCGCATGGGATAGCCCCTGTCTGGAAAAATACTCTGGTCACCCCTCCTGCTTGCGGGAGGGGCAGCGAGACTTGCGAGCTTGCTCGCTAGTCACAGCGGGGTGGGCGTTGCGACGTCGCTGGCCCACCCCCGACCCCTCCCGCAAGCGGGAGGGGGGAGAAGCTACCTCGCAAACGTCGCCTGCGCCGACACCGGTTCTACCGAAGCCGCCACGCCCTGCTTTGGCGCCGCAGCGGCGATCTTGCCGGCCTTGGTCACCGCCTTGGTGCCGGGCCGGGCGAACTGGTATCCGGTGATGACGACCTGATCGGTCGGCGTCAGGCCCGAACGGATGACGCGCAGACCATCAACTTCGGGACCGATCTCGACCGGTTTCGCCGCAACCATGCCGTCCTTGCCGACGACATAGACGATCTTGCGCGCCTGATCGGTCTGCACCGCCGCAGCCGGGACCAGCAGCGCGCGGCTCGTCTGGCCGGTCGACAGCCGCATATTGCCGAACATGCCGGGGGTCAGGAACATCTGGGGATTATCGAAGCGGGCGCGGGCGCGGATCGTGCCCGAACGCGGATCAAGGCCATTGTCGGTGAAGTCGAGCTGGCCCTTCCAGCGATAATCGCTTTCGTCCTGCAAGCGGACTTCCACGGTCGCACCCTTTTCGCCGCCTTCGCGCTTGGTCTTGAGGAACAGCGCCTCCGAACCCTGGAAAGTGAAATAGACGGGGTCGAGCGCGTTGATCGTGGTCAGCAACGTGCCGCCGGCGTCGCCTGCCGACACGAGGTTGCCTGCGTCGATCTGACGATCCGAAATACGGCCGCTCATCGGCGCGCGGACGACGGTAAATTCGACGTCGAGCGACCGCGCCGCGATACGGGCGTCGGCCCCGGCCAGCGCCGCACTGGCCGCATTGACGCGTGCGCGCAGCCGGTCGATTTCGCTCTGCGACACCGCCTCGACCTCGACCAGCCGTCCGGCGCGATCGAGTTCGAGCCGCGCAAGCGCCAGATCACTGCGCGCGCTGGCCGCCGAAGCGCGCGCTTCGGCGAGTGCGGCGCGATACGAGCGCGGGTCGATGGTGAACAGCGGCTGGCCCTGGCGGACGATCTGGCCATCGGTGAAGTGAATGGCGGTGATCGCGCCCGAAACGCGCGGCCGCACCTCGACCGCCTTGGACGCCTCGAAGCGGCCGATATATTCATCCCACAGGGTAACGTCGCGCGCGATCGGCGCCGCGACGGTCAGCACCGGCGCGGGCGCGGCGGCGGCTTGCGGCGCGCCCTCGCTGAGCAACCACCAGGCACCGACGATCAGCACCAGAAAGGCGCCGATCCACGCGGCACGGCGACCGCGCGCCGGACGAAGGAGGGTTTTCAGTTCGCGACTGACCTTGGCATCGGCGGGGTCGAGCTTTTCGATCGGGGTGTGGACGGTCATGGGATGCCCTCTTCTCTTTGGTCGGTTCGGCTGCGCGCAGGGCGCAAAGGTCCCAGCCCCAAAAGCGCCTGCTTTCGGTTCGGTGTTGAATCAGCTCATGTTGCTAGACGGCCCTCTGCGAAGAGGACGACCGCCTCCGATCGCGCACATCGCTGATGCGCACGTCGGCTCCCTGTTATATCTTGCGGGCGAGCGTCGACGGACGCCCGACCGGAACAGGACCCGCTCCCGGGATAATTATATCTGGATAGTGAATCCGACCGCCGCATGATCTTTGCCACGCGGCGGCCGGTCTCGGGGGAGAGCCACTCTTTGTATACTGGGTGGTATATAAGTCTTGTTGCGCTGCGTCAAGCGCATTCTGTACCGGTCGGTAAAATTTTTCTACTAGCGCCCCGGCCACAGCTTCAGGCTGGTTTCGACCAACCGTTCCAACTCGGCACGCGATGCGCCCGAACCCGCCTGCACCGCCATGCCCTGGTTCACGGCAATCAGGAACTGCGCCAGTCCATCGGGGTCGGTATCGGCAGGAAAATCACCCTCGGCCTTGGCGCGCGCAAAGCGATCGAGCATCGCTCGCTTGGCCGCGGCGCCGCGTTCGACCACCGCGTCGCGGATGCATTCGGCCTCGGCACCGCAGGCCACCGAACTGATCACGCCCAGACATCCGTTTGGATTGTCAGGGCAAGTGTACATATCGAGCGCGCCATACATCAGCCGTTCGGCGACCCCGCGCGCGGTCGGCGCCTCAAGCGCGGCGCGCATATAATCGGCCTTTTCGCGCTCATACAGGTCGAGCGCCTTGTTAAACAGCGCCTCCTTGTTGCCGAACGCGGCGTAAAGGCTGGGCTTGGTAATTCCCATCGCATCGGTGAGGTCGGCCATCGACGCGCCCTCATAGCCTTTCGACCAGAACACGCGCAGCGCCGCAGCAAGCGCAGCATCGACGCAAAACTCACGCGGCCGACCTTTGGGGGCCAGGGGGGCTTCGATTTCCATAACGTCTGGTATATAAGTGAAGTGTGGCTGAATGTCCAGTAGCGCGCGGCGCGGCGCCGGGGATGCGCTCGCTGGCCGCCCGGACAAAAAAAAGGGAGAGCCGTCATGGCCCTCCCTTTTTTTTGCTCACTCGCGTTGCCTCAGCGCGTCTTGAAACGGACGCCGACGCGGAAACTGCGACCGAGCAGGTCGCTGAAGGTCGAGTTGGCCGACAGGCCGGTTTCCGGCAGCAGAATCGGATCTTTGTCGAACAGGTTGGTGACGTTGAGGAAAAATTGCCCATCAGACTCGCCAACCTTGATCTTCGCAGTGAAGTTGAGGTCGGTGTAGAAGGTGCCATCGACGTCGTTGTTGTCGATCGTCGGGGCCAGCGCCGTGCTGGTCGGGCAGGCCGTTGTACAGACGACATAGGTGTTGCTGTAGGTTCCCGAACTGACGCCGCGGCCGACCGCCGCGATGGAGTAATCCGGCGTGTCGAAGGTCGCCGACAGACGGAAGATCCAGTCGGGCGTGCCGCTGGTCTGGCCGCTGTTCTGGCCCACCGAATCGACCGGGACCGACACACCGTTATCGACCAGATTTTCGAGATAGTTCGTCGCCGTACCGCGCAAGGACAGACTGCTCTCACTACCGATCGGCAGCCGATAGCTCGCTTCATAATCGATACCGCGCACCTTTATCCGGGCAAAGTTGAAGGGGCTGGCGGACACGACAAAATCGCGGGCCCCGCTGGTATCGGGGACGATGGCCGCGCAGAAATCCTGGCGCCCTTCAAAACAGCGCCGTGCAATGTCGTCGGAAAAGAACTGCGCGATCGCGTCCTTTACATTGATGCGGAAATAATCGATCGAAAAGGAAAGGCCGGGCACAAACCGCGGCTGAAC carries:
- a CDS encoding efflux RND transporter periplasmic adaptor subunit; amino-acid sequence: MTVHTPIEKLDPADAKVSRELKTLLRPARGRRAAWIGAFLVLIVGAWWLLSEGAPQAAAAPAPVLTVAAPIARDVTLWDEYIGRFEASKAVEVRPRVSGAITAIHFTDGQIVRQGQPLFTIDPRSYRAALAEARASAASARSDLALARLELDRAGRLVEVEAVSQSEIDRLRARVNAASAALAGADARIAARSLDVEFTVVRAPMSGRISDRQIDAGNLVSAGDAGGTLLTTINALDPVYFTFQGSEALFLKTKREGGEKGATVEVRLQDESDYRWKGQLDFTDNGLDPRSGTIRARARFDNPQMFLTPGMFGNMRLSTGQTSRALLVPAAAVQTDQARKIVYVVGKDGMVAAKPVEIGPEVDGLRVIRSGLTPTDQVVITGYQFARPGTKAVTKAGKIAAAAPKQGVAASVEPVSAQATFAR
- a CDS encoding TetR/AcrR family transcriptional regulator; translation: MEIEAPLAPKGRPREFCVDAALAAALRVFWSKGYEGASMADLTDAMGITKPSLYAAFGNKEALFNKALDLYEREKADYMRAALEAPTARGVAERLMYGALDMYTCPDNPNGCLGVISSVACGAEAECIRDAVVERGAAAKRAMLDRFARAKAEGDFPADTDPDGLAQFLIAVNQGMAVQAGSGASRAELERLVETSLKLWPGR